The Platichthys flesus chromosome 17, fPlaFle2.1, whole genome shotgun sequence DNA window TATTTACAGAATCAGCCCTAAGCCGAACTCTCCCACCCTGCTGGCCACCCCCAACTGGCCCCAGGGCATGAAGCCGTCCTCCACCATGTCCTGGATCGTCACCCTGCCGAGCCAGTACGAGGCGCACGTGCAGTTTGTCAACGTCAGCCAGCCCAAGTGCCTCGACCGGCACACCGCCATGACGGTGAAGATGCTGGGCtacgaggaggagatgatgagcCGCAGGGAGGACGAGACGGCGGAGGACAAGCTGCTGGTGCCGCAGAGCTTCTATCTCAACATGTCCAACTGCATCCCGGAGGAGGGACACTTTGCTGTGGTCGCCAAAATCGTCCTGCAGAAGAAGACCAGTAAGAAAGCACTAGTCTCAGCCTTTTCTAGAGCTTTTTTAATATAACATacttttaaaactaaacaatatttttattcttaatcCCGCCACAGAGCTCCTGGCCATCCTCCTCGGGATATCAGGAGCCCTGTTCCTTGTGCTGTTGGTGCTGGCTGTCGTCTGTATCGTCACAAAGTGAGTACACAAgaattattcaaataataatatcaacaaCTTTGGTTTATTCAGCGTCTCCCGAGGAACCCGAGGCCGCTTCACAGAGTTAGAAAAGGGGAATAAAGATAATTATAAACCGAGGACAGAAAGATAGGATGGGAACTGTTTGCTGTGAAGAAACGATCGATCAAAATCCTTAGTGAACCTTTTGAAAGAGTTCACAGGGTAATGATTTAGAAGTTTTATAATATGTCGGTCCGTATTTAACAAACGATTAAAGATCCAtattcagaaaataaatgaacaaatccTTCACTTTTACTTATGAGCCCTTTTCAAGCTCATTATCATTGACTGATGATTTTCTTGATgatgtgttattgttttcactGACGAACCTCGTCTATCAACAGCGGAATTTCCTCTTCGAtcaagttttcttttgtttgtttgtttgttttcatatatCCCGATTATGATTTGCTTCTTTTGATCAATTGTTGacatattctatttttttttttatattttactacATTTTTGTCCGTTTTGAGACTTTATTCTTAAGTCTGATAAAGACTGGCTCCTTGTTTCTAAGCAGGTCGATTCTTTCTAAGATAAATGATATTTATCTGTTTGTATTTTGGCAGAATTGTCGAACTCTCTCTCATCCATTCTGCTCTGCATTATCTtttcaaaacaggaaaaagaaacaagaaagaaagaacaaagaaTCCTCCATCTACATCGGCAAGGGGAACATCTTCCGCCCGAGTGACCAACATTTCACCAAAAACCGCTCTGACAACGAGTCCCACGTCTACGACTCCATCGACGAGACCATGATCTACGGACATCTCCTGGGCGACACCAGCTACGCCGAGAGCATGCAGGACCACTTCAACGGGACGCCGGTGGACTCCTATCAGACCTTTACGGGCCCCAGTGACGGACAGCTGCCGGTGATCAAAGAACCTAAGCCCGAGATGGACCAGTACAAGACGTTCCTGGACCCCTCCGAGTCTTTCCTCCCGTCCCGTCCGCGCACCCCCATCGCCCGGGAGGACAGCCTCGGCTTCCAGGACAGCAGGATGGTGGACAACGAGCTGTACACGTTCAAGAGCACCGGGGACATGAACACCATCCGGCTCTCTGGTGTGGACCTGGACCGGGAGCCGTCGATACTTGAGGATTCCTTGTAGTGGGTCACAGCTGGCGCCGCGTGATGGACGGCTGTTACTCCGTGCCTCTGGCCAGTGCTGATGTGAATGTCCATGTCTCCATCGCACATAGTGAACCCGagctttaatgttttaatgtgacGCTCTTCGTCGGATAACTTCTCGAGCTTCAGGAGCAGAAGCTGTGATGGTCTTCTTTGAAGAACAACGTTTTGGGAGATACTTTTGCTTTCCTGCAGAGTTCGGCCAGAGCACTGATTCCAGCCTCATGTCTGTGAAGTACATATGGAACTCCTGCCGGtcgctggttagcttagcttagcttagcataaaggctgGACACTGGACAACAGCTTGACTGGTTCTACTTGAACTCACTCACCCATCAGCACCTTTTTATATCTCGTTTACTTGAGGGTAATATCAATGTTCTCCAAATTTAAGGCAGGAAAGtttgatttgtttagttttattaaaTCTCTGACTGTAGCTGTGTCTCAAGTCCTGGGGGGGGGCGTGCGTCCTTCGGAGGCTGCTCTTGAAGCTGGATTGCGTCAAAGCAGTGTGACCAGGCTGTCCCATTACAGAGGCTCCTCCCAGTGCAGCCTTCCATCCCTGAGAAAACAAAGCCTCCAGTGGGTGAAAATCCTTCACAGGACTCattttcacttcttttttttttaagcagacCTTTCATTTTGGTTTGGCCCACCAGAGAGGAGGATACAGCCCCTGAATTGTCACACAGCCCATGTGACGTGGACTCAGGAGcaggaatgtgtttttaaacgtgttttttttatcatgtttgATAgtctcttttaaatatttttgtctttacttGTAAATGCTGCTGTTTCTTTTACAATAAATTCATGCTAAATGGCTTGTTGGGGAAACACTTCTCTTCTTGGGGTTATGGGAGCCATCCCACTTCTGGACACTGAACACTATTTCAACCACAGGAACTCCAGCTATGAACAACAGGTGGACGGAGGGCGTGGAAGAGACTACTGCAGAGCTGCACCCAGTGTTTACTGGGGTGAAGAAGTTTGTTTCACTGGAAACAACACACGCAGACGCCAGGGTCACATAGTTGCATCACATTTTTTTGTAGCTGTAAGTGTGAAGAGTGTGCGTTTGTCTTTCAGTTCTGAGTCTTTGAGACTTTAGGATGCAACGTATTCTGAAATCCTATTCTGCAGGGGATAATTCTGTATAATGGCTGTTATTCAGTCTTCCAATAAGTGAAGGAAAGATGAAGTACCTGACTGcatttaaatagattttactTTGTTCAGTTTTCAGGTAAATGTagttgaaattaaataaatttaatttatcatttcTGACACACTCATTAACAGACTGAATAACAATATCAGGGGAAGGAGCATTTAAGGCTTTTTGCAACAGCGCCCACCTATGGTCACATCGTAGAATGCATGTAAAGATGGTgtcttgatcaccccctggtggctgtccaCAGCATAGATTATGAATCCTACCTCCTCCCTGtcagtagatgggacatggaccaaattaaaaagtgcaTGTGATAAATATTTTTCTGCAAGATGGTTTCAGATTTTGTCCAGGCTGGTACCAAATGCAAAGCAACCAGTGAAGAGTTCATAATAACTCCTGTACCTCAAGCTTTTTGCAGTTCACACACCAAACCAGATTCATTACATTAATTTGTGAGTTTTCTACTCAGCAGAAATTACCATTGCACAGAGctgtttccagtgtttctgcCAAGTGGAAAAGTTGAAGCAGAGGAAACTGTCAGCTGGTTGttggctgtagcttcatatttgcTTCACATCCTTTCATATAAAAACtagacaagaaaacaaaaaatggcaATATAGGAACATTCTTCtgtattttattgatttttttcttcagcttATATCAGGCTTGACATTACAGGAGACTACAAAAACTAGCCAACAGAagtaatcttaaaaaaaaatctcaattaagatgtttgttttctttatgcaTCTTATATATTATTCTTGCTCCATGTGAGTCTGGTCGGGGAAACTacagtagttgtttttttgtgaatggaGGCCTGAGTTTAAACCAGCGGCTCTCAACCAGTGAGGTGAGGAGCTTTTTGTAATCGAGATGTGGATAAGTGAAGTAACACCAAGTTTTTTATGACTGTGAAAGGTGCCAGGACCTTCACACAGCTCTTACTGCTGGAACTTTGGTATTTTGAATCATGGACATCTAACAGCCTGCTTATGTTTTATGTTattggagaaaataaaatgtgtgtgccatattccttttaaataaattatagaaaATGCAAAATTACACACGCCTTGGAAATAAGACAAATATCCCATAATTTCTTAATTACTCTCAAATTAACTTTTTGGGTTTCCATGGTTTTAACAGTGACTTCGGAGAATGCTGCAAATTACACATCACCAGGTCTATTTTGTGAGAAATAACCACTTCATCACCTTTTAATTTGGTTTCTGGTGCAAAACCAGCTGAGAAccactggctttttttttttaagtagcaGGAAAAGTGGCGTTGCAGCAAGAGTACAAGGATAAAGCAGCTCGGAGCATGCAGAGTCACTGATGTGATAAATGTGTTCAAACAATGTTGAACTGACAGACGGACGCCTTCTCGTCACGACAGTTCTCGTCAAACCACTTCCCGCGGGCGGCCCCGGACAGACTGGCACAGTTCTGGGCCTTGCCGCCATCCGGCTGAGGGGCCCGGGAGTTGGAGGTGTCCCAGTTCCTGTATGTGATTCCGGAGGTGGTGTGGTCAGTCCAGGTGCCCTCGGTGATCATGTCGTTGAAGCCCAGCCAGATCTGCTCGTCCGGGCCGATGCTCTGGCGGATGTAGTCCCTGAGCTGGTTGTTCTCGTCGTCGGATGAGGGCGTGCCCAGGACTCCGCCCATGGCGTTGCAGTCCTCGCTGGCGGTGTGATAGCGCTTCTTCACGGGGTCAGCTAGGAAACACTTGCCAAGGAACTTTATGCCTTTCAAACAGACTAAACAGGGACATAGAAGAAAGTCATGTAAAAAATTAAATGTGATTCAGTGTCACCTTTA harbors:
- the LOC133972063 gene encoding tetranectin-like; the protein is MELRGVCVLLGVLLLVNCSLQQTAARKKLVKKETTKDAAIEELQKQINDIVEQLSHLKEQQALQTVCLKGIKFLGKCFLADPVKKRYHTASEDCNAMGGVLGTPSSDDENNQLRDYIRQSIGPDEQIWLGFNDMITEGTWTDHTTSGITYRNWDTSNSRAPQPDGGKAQNCASLSGAARGKWFDENCRDEKASVCQFNIV